One window of Longimicrobium sp. genomic DNA carries:
- the tuf gene encoding elongation factor Tu, which yields MAKAKFERNKPHVNVGTIGHVDHGKTTLTAAITRIQAAQGLADFVDFANIDKAPEERARGITISTAHVEYQTHARHYAHVDCPGHADYVKNMITGAAQMDGAILVVSAADGPMPQTREHILLARQVNVPYIVVFLNKVDMVDDPELLELVELEVRELLSEYDYPGDDTPIVKGSGLKALESGDPSSEWGSKITELMDAIDTYIPQPERQVDKPFLMPVEDVFSITGRGTVATGRIERGIIKVGETVDLVGMNSAKSTTVTGVEMFRKLLDEGQAGDNVGLLLRGVAKDDIERGMVLAKPKTITPHTTFKAEVYVLTKEEGGRHTPFFNGYRPQFYFRTTDVTGSAALPEGVEMVMPGDNVQMVVELITPIAMEKELRFAIREGGRTVGAG from the coding sequence CCGCACGTCAACGTCGGCACCATCGGGCACGTCGACCACGGCAAGACCACGCTGACGGCCGCGATCACGCGCATCCAGGCGGCGCAGGGGCTGGCGGACTTCGTCGACTTCGCCAACATCGACAAGGCCCCCGAGGAGCGCGCCCGCGGCATCACGATCTCGACCGCGCACGTGGAGTACCAGACGCATGCGCGCCACTACGCGCACGTGGACTGCCCCGGCCACGCCGACTACGTGAAGAACATGATCACGGGTGCCGCCCAGATGGACGGCGCCATCCTGGTCGTGTCCGCCGCCGACGGTCCCATGCCGCAGACGCGCGAGCACATCCTGCTGGCCCGCCAGGTGAACGTGCCGTACATCGTCGTCTTCCTCAACAAGGTCGACATGGTGGACGACCCGGAGCTCCTGGAGCTGGTGGAGCTGGAGGTGCGCGAGCTTCTCTCCGAGTACGACTATCCGGGCGACGACACCCCGATCGTCAAGGGGAGCGGGCTGAAGGCGCTGGAGTCGGGCGATCCGAGCAGCGAGTGGGGCTCCAAGATCACCGAGCTGATGGACGCCATCGACACCTACATTCCGCAGCCGGAGCGCCAGGTGGACAAGCCGTTCCTGATGCCGGTGGAGGACGTGTTCTCCATCACCGGGCGCGGCACGGTGGCGACGGGGCGCATCGAGCGCGGGATCATCAAGGTGGGCGAGACGGTGGACCTGGTGGGGATGAACTCCGCCAAGTCGACCACGGTCACCGGGGTGGAGATGTTCCGCAAGCTGCTGGACGAGGGTCAGGCGGGCGACAACGTCGGTCTGCTGCTGCGCGGCGTGGCCAAGGACGACATCGAGCGCGGAATGGTGCTGGCGAAGCCCAAGACCATCACGCCGCACACGACGTTCAAGGCCGAGGTGTACGTGCTGACCAAGGAAGAGGGCGGGCGCCACACGCCGTTCTTCAACGGGTACCGGCCGCAGTTCTACTTCCGCACGACGGACGTGACCGGCTCGGCCGCGCTTCCCGAGGGCGTGGAGATGGTGATGCCGGGCGACAACGTGCAGATGGTGGTGGAGCTGATCACGCCGATCGCCATGGAGAAGGAGCTGCGCTTCGCCATCCGCGAGGGCGGCCGCACCGTGGGCGCCGGC